The DNA region AATTTTCATCTTCCACTCCTATGAATTTAAGATAAGCTTATATACATACTTTGGAAAATTATGGAATACCACGTTCCAAGACAAATAGCCTATTCTATTAAGGAGATTCCAATTCCTCAAAATGAAGGGATCCAAACGGGACCTTATATGAATGTCGATCATCAAATGGATAGCTTCAGATGAGCAGAAAATTTTCAATCTGTAATAATTCAGTTATTTGAAAATTTATATGGAATTGCAGGACCAGGAACGATATACCTGCAATGGGTCTGTTGATATCAGAGGCAATCCAGCTTCTAAGAAACGTACTGGAAACTGGAGAGCCTGCTACTCAATTCTAGGTAATATCCATGGTGTTCCGTTCTACTCAACACTCATTCCGGTGATGAGCGTGGTAAGTGCCTTTCTTACATTTGCCAATCCTTGTCCTTTGCAGGTGGCGAATTTTGCGGTGCTTTAGCGTACTACGCAGTTGGGACAAACCTTGTGAGTTACCTGACAAAGGTACAGAAGCAAAGCAATGTTGCTGCAGCGAGCAATATCGCTTCGTGGCAGGGCACCTGCTACCTCACTCCTCTTCTTGGAGCATTCTTGGCAGATTCATACTGGGGCAGACATCGAACTATTGTGATTTCCCTGATGATATTTACCATTGTAAGTGTGCAAACCTCTCCTTAATCTCACCAACATTCTCTGCTCCAcattttcaaactcaaatttgtttgTCAGTTAAGTGTGCCATTACGAGTGCGTATATGTCTGAACTTCTGTTTGTAGGGAATGGTTCTGCTTACACTTTCAGCAGTGGTTCCAGCAAGCATGCACACAATGGTGATCCCTCAGGAACTTTTGCCTTCACTGGGCCTGTTCCTGACTGCTCTAGGCTTAGGTGGAATGTGGCCATGTGTTCCCACATTTGGAGCTGATCAGTTCGATGACACAGATGCGACAGAGAAGGTGCAGAAGGAGCTATATTACAACTGGTACTTCTTCGCCGTCAATGGTGGTTTCTTCATCGCAAGCACACTCCTTGTGTGGGTTCAGGACAACTATGGATGGGGATGGGGCTTTGGGATCCCTACGCTGTTCTCAGCGACCGGTATTGCTGGGTTTCTTGCATGTATGAAGCTTTACAGGTACCAGAAACCGGGAGGAAGCGCCCTCACTAGAATTTGCCAGGTTGTGGTTGCAGCCACTCGCAAGATCAATGTGGATGTGCCAGATGATAGATCTCTTCTGTATGAAATGCCGGGCAAGGAGTCATCAATCGTAGGGAGCAGGAAGCTGATGCATACTGAAGGACTAAGGTCTGGCGTTCAGAGTTCCTGAAACGCAATCTTCTCTCCATTCAGTAAATTTTTTTAATCTACATTCAGTTACAGGTTTAATATCTCTATACATTCTGTGTTTTTCTAACAAATTAACAATTTTCATATTTAGGTTCTTTGATCGAGCTGCTACTATCACTGCCTCTGACGAAACATCTAGTAACATACCTAGTCCATGGAAGCTTTGCACGGTGACACAAGTGGAAGAGCTTAAGATCTTGGCAAGAATGTTGCCAGTC from Panicum hallii strain FIL2 chromosome 9, PHallii_v3.1, whole genome shotgun sequence includes:
- the LOC112873123 gene encoding protein NRT1/ PTR FAMILY 8.3-like; translation: MSSTGTTCCTYSFAVEVEDGAPQAQRSSPVICKDYTMAEAAVHLTVVAGGQPDQERYTCNGSVDIRGNPASKKRTGNWRACYSILGGEFCGALAYYAVGTNLVSYLTKVQKQSNVAAASNIASWQGTCYLTPLLGAFLADSYWGRHRTIVISLMIFTIGMVLLTLSAVVPASMHTMVIPQELLPSLGLFLTALGLGGMWPCVPTFGADQFDDTDATEKVQKELYYNWYFFAVNGGFFIASTLLVWVQDNYGWGWGFGIPTLFSATGIAGFLACMKLYRYQKPGGSALTRICQVVVAATRKINVDVPDDRSLLYEMPGKESSIVGSRKLMHTEGLRFFDRAATITASDETSSNIPSPWKLCTVTQVEELKILARMLPVLLAGIIFNTAEAFFPLFIEQGQVMVNHIDGFSIPPATLTTFNCLCILILAPSYNKVLVPVLSRITGMKRGLSELQRIGVGMVFAMLSLVSAALVEMVRLDIAKKGGLVHHNSAVPMNILWQGPQYFFIGVAKVFTVVGFIEFAYEQSPDAMRSLCQACALIMITLGSYLISIMLKFINSVTGENGSHGWIPENLNEGHLDHFFWLMAGLQLLNVLVFAYSATRYKRKLAS